A portion of the Oncorhynchus gorbuscha isolate QuinsamMale2020 ecotype Even-year linkage group LG07, OgorEven_v1.0, whole genome shotgun sequence genome contains these proteins:
- the nme2a gene encoding NME/NM23 nucleoside diphosphate kinase 2a, whose translation MSNDERTFIAIKPDGVQRRLVGEIIKRFELKGFKMVGMKFVQAPESLLREHYADLEDRPFFPGLVSYMTSGPVVAMVWEGFNVVKTGRVMLGETNPADSKPGTIRGDYCIQVGRNIIHGSDSIESANTEINLWFKPEELCSYTSCSTSWLY comes from the exons ATGTCGAACGATGAGCGGACGTTCATTGCCATCAAGCCAGATGGAGTTCAGAGGAGGCTTGTTGGCGAAATCATCAAGCGATTTGAGCTAAAGGGCTTCAAAATGGTGGGGATGAAATTTGTCCAG GCCCCGGAGTCTCTGCTGAGGGAGCACTACGCTGACCTGGAGGACAGACCCTTCTTCCCAGGCCTCGTCAGCTACATGACCTCAGGACCAGTGGTTGCCATG GTGTGGGAAGGGTTCAACGTGGTGAAGACAGGCAGAGTGATGCTGGGAGAGACCAACCCTGCAGACTCCAAACCCGGCACCATCCGAGGGGACTACTGCATCCAAGTGGGCAG GAACATCATCCATGGCAGTGACTCAATAGAGAGTGCCAACACAGAGATCAACCTGTGGTTCAAACCTGAGGAGCTTTGCAGCTACACTAGCTGCTCTACCAGCTGGCTCTACTGA